The genomic interval TTTCGACGAGGGTGATAGAGGGACTTAAAGCAACCGACAGACTTGAAATGGCAAGGGCCGAGAAATCGCAAATACGTCGGGGGTGCTGACCGGAGGCGGACGTGGAGACGGGGCCAGCGCGAAGCCGGTATCCACCAGCGATGGGCCGAGCTCTCACACACCAGCAAAATCATAGAGGCGGTCGGCCAACATCTTTCAACTCACAATTCTCAGGGGCTGTTTGGCAGAACTGGTGGTATGAGAAAGAGTTGCGTGTCAAAGATTGTCAAATGACGTGGTTAGCTCAAGTCAAGCTGTAGTTCGGATGCGAGTTAAGGTCCACTACAAGCAGAGGCAAACCTAGTGCCTTGCATTATGTGTAGAGGTCAGACTACGTTGACGCAAAGGAAATTACCAGTGAGCGTGCTGAGGCGAACTTTAGAAGCTCGggaaagtataataaatttgAATCGTGAACGACTGGCAACGGGTTGCCTTCAAGAAGAACACATGCCCATAAATTCGGTAAAGGATTACTGAAATGGACGGCATCTACCGAGACCCGCCCCCATCCCCACCGATACAGACTACTCCTATTGTCCTAATACGGGAACACTACAATGAGGCTCTGTGCCCGGCGTATGAGCAATTCTTGGCCCAATTAAGATGGCGGCCAAACAAAAGCGGCCCGTCGGTCCTTGCTGACGGTCCGACTTACACGTCTACAACGCCCGTTCAGTGTCAGCTTTGCGAGACCGAAGTCTCTTGGCTACCCTTGGCGACGATGACGAGCTAGAGGTATGAGAAGCTGATGCGTCTACGGATATATAACAATGGCGAGCATTATCTCAACTGTGAATCGGATATCCAGATCATACCAGACCTTCTCACTCATCTCTCGAGAAAGAAGAAAATCGAAGGTTCAAGACAGACAACCCTCCAATCGACTACAAAATGGCATCTCAAGACATTGTTTCCATCTTCCAGGCCTTCCTGAACGCAGTCAACAACAAGAAGTGGGATGAAGTTCACAACCACCTCCAGCCGGTAGTGAGAGCAACCTACAACGAAAACACAGAAAGCAGAGACCAGTTCATCAACCGCCTCACCACAACGGCCGATAAGGGCAGTATCTTCAGCGCAGACCAGTTAACCGTCAACGAGGCCGCCCAATCCCTCGGCGCCCGCCTCGTCACAACAACAGGCGATGCCCCCGAGGGGACCTCATCCTCGTCTTCTTCGAGAACGGCAAGATTGTCCGTCTCTACCAGGTCGCAAACCAACAGAGCCGGGGAGTAGGTCCCGTGCCCGCGCCGCCGTTCGTGCCCGAGTACGCCGCCAAGGGCTCCCAGAACCCAATCTCGGCCGCCAAGATCGAGGCGCTGTACCGCAAGTACATCTACAGCTACAACGACGGCACCATGCCCACCGTGCTGCCGGCGCTGTGGGCGGAGACGATCTCGATGCACGGGAACCTAGTGCCGGCGGTCGGGGCCGTTGGGTTCCTGGGCAAGATTCTGCTGCCTGTCATCGCCGGACTCAAGTATGAGGTTGACGAGTTTGTGGTTGATGAGAAGAAGCAGCAGATCGCCGTCAGGCTGTCCATTTCAGGCGTGCCTCAGAATAAGAATCTGCAAAAGAATGGCCCGGATGGGAAGGTTACTGTCTATGAGCATGCTTTATACGGATATGAGGAGGGTAAGGTTGCTTGGGCTTGGGCTGCACAGGCTTTCGACATGAGACCTCCCTCGGTGTAGAGCCGTGATCAGTAGAGCCCCCGCGATTGATCAAAAGTAGTCTTTTGCTTGGTCAAGATCAGATTCAGACGCCATAATGAGGCACATCGGATAGGTAgacttaatttataacccATTGGCTAGTCTTTGCTACTTATGGAAGATCCTACCACTGTGCTTGGCTCATGACGCAGTCCAGACTCTCAGACCCAAAGCATTTCACCTTCGATGCTATCCTTGGACACCTTAGAGATCATTTATTGTCGCCCATCCTGTTGAAAACGCACTCCTTCCACTTGTGGATCCTACACCTTGTAGAAATGAATCACATTCCTCAACGCAGTAGTTCCGTAACCAAGATCGCCTCTGCAAGAAGAGAGTAAGGAAAGGACTAGAACGTCGCAATACCTAGATAAGTTCACGTAATACCGTAGATACATATAGACGATGACGTATAATAAGTGGTATCTAATCTCTTTAAAGTATCAATACACTTAGACAAGACGTAAAGGTGCATTCGAGGTGCTTTAAAAACTTAGAGTCCCGTAACATCTCCGTTGCCACAACCAGGTACCTTGTTGTCGCCTCCTGGTCATATTTAAAGTAGACAGTAGATACCGGAAATCGACGCTACGCTACATGATGAAATTTACTAAGATCGAAAGCAAAAATGCCTAGAACAAACAAAGAGAAGCCGGTCACGGCGCAAGCGCCATCCGCGACGTCTCCCAGGCTGACGACCTCATTTATCAATGCCGACCCAATTCTCGGATACAAGATTCGAGTTCTCATTCATGATTTCCTCAGAGAAGCAAAAGACCCCGAAGCGCAACGACGAATCGACTCAACGACCGAGGTCAACTACATCAGCGGCCCTTACTTCGATCAAGAACAAGCCAAACGAGTCAGGGAAGCTACTGTAGACGTGGAACTTCAGATCAGCACATCCGCAGCCACCCAAGACAACCACGAAGGCGACGAAAATGAGGAACGGAATTCCAGGGTCAGAATAAGCGGGCTGACTGTGGAAGAGGCTATCGAGACAGTAATGAATGGATTCTTGGATGAGCGTAGGGCCAGTGGAGACACTAGGCCTTGCGGACCACACGACCTCGCTCCGATATATGCAGCACTTTTCGGCATACACTTGCTCGAGCTGCAGTCCCATCAGTTCTTGAGTCGGCTGAGAAGGAGCGGGGTTTGAGGCCCTTCCTTGTCTCGACGCTTTCGGAGACGGAGTTCTCGCCGAAGGTACCTTGGCTCTTGGGAAATTCACTAGATGTTGGCCCTCTCGACTATGAGATGTAAGGTAAAAAGACAGGCATGTGACCGGTTTCCCCCTTAATTGATCGCAATGCTTATGCCTACTAGTGGTATGACTGTTGCGGACTTCTGTGGTCCGCACGAATGGAAGATATCGAGACCTTTCCTACCTGCTCGTTTCCCCTCCTGTCGGGCCCGAAGTATGCATGTCGTTTCTTTTCCCTCTTCCAACAGTCCACGAAGCAAGTTGGGCCATGCAATGCGCCCAACACGGCACAGATCAGAGACAGGGGCGATCAACGCACAGAGACATGATTGGTCTCACCACAGCCAAGGACAACAGCGCCCAGCCGTTGGAAGCGAAGCGTCAAATCGCAGGCCGCCGATTAGCTCGCGACTTCGGGAGTCTGCAGGATCACGACCGGTGTAGGACTTTAGGTACTCTTGCTTGGGCCGTCTGCATGCTGTATGATTCCATCACTAACTGACTCAGTAGCGGTTGCCTGGGTTGCGATATGTAGAAGACAGACTCTATCGTCGGATACAAAACCATGGCAGCTGGGTCGCGGCCACTTCGCGAGTATTTCTCTCCACTATCTCGGAGGTTTTGCTACTGTGTAGATCCATCTGTTTAACCTTGATTCAGTCGCTCGGAACACCTGCTAAGTACATCGGAACGGCAGTCCAGATGAGCGCCCCCGGAGGAGGTTCCTCGGATAGATCCGATGCTGCCTCGCCTATGAGCATTGCCTCAGATATTAGCGATGAAGGTGTTGAACTCGAGGTCGGTGACAGTGTGAGTTATCCATAGCCTGCCCTATTATAGACGCAATacactaagcttatatttacaAGGACAATGATTCGACCCTTGACGACCGAATGTATGAAGAACTTGAGTTGCCACACGCGATTAGAGCTAACGATGCAGGTCTTCGTACACCAAGTCGGTGACCTCTAGTGTCGTAGATTACCCTACAGAACATGGGCGACGATACCACGCGTTCAGAGCTGGAGGTGAGTGTATCGAGTTTTCTGCTGCGGGACCATGCTGACCTTGACACGGCCTACTTTGCCCCCAATGACGAGGTAAGCAATAGAAGTAACGGCAAGAGAGCTACTTTCTCTGACGAGGCGGTCATATTGCTGCAAGGATGAACTAGGTCGTTTGGATTACAATCACGAGCTGGTTCTGAAGTTCCTCAAGTACAACCTCTTTCTAGCCCCAATTGACGTGAGGAAGATGCAACGAGTACTTGATATCGGTACTGGTACGGGTATTTGTGAGTCTACATTAGACGAGTGCCAGAGTTTCGAGCTTATGACTGTCAGGGGCGATCGAGATGGGCGACACTTTCCCCAACGCTCTGGTATGTACTAGGATCTGATGATACGGCCGGAAGCTGAGAGTCAGCAGATCATCGGTAACGACTTGAGCCCCGTCCAGCCAAGACTGTAGGACATGCAACTTTCTACTGCCTCTCTAATCTCTGAATTGTAGCTAATCATTGAAAGAGTCCCATCCAATGTCAGGTTTGAGATTGATGATGTTGAAAGCGATTGGGTTCACGAAAAACATTTCGACTTCATCTTCAGCCGCTACATGGCTGGATCTCTCTCCGACTGGCCAACGTTTGTGAGTAGAGCATATGAGTATGTGACACTGGATGTAAGCGGCACAATATTGGATGTCTGGTGACCTTCTTTACGTACAGAAATCTTCGGCCAGGGGGATGGGTTGAGTTGCAGGACTATGATTTTGAATTCTCGTCACTTAACGGAAGTCTGCGGCCCCATCATAAGACACACCAGTGGGATCAAGCTTTCCTAAAAGCAGCCAGGCTATGTGGTATTGAGCCATGTCCTGGATCTAAGCTGGAGGGCTGGGTGCAGGATGCAGGATTTATCAACATCGGGCATAAGACAATCACGGTGCCTCTTGGGCCGTGGGCTAAAGACGAGTACCACCAAGAAATCGGCCTGGGCAACTTGATACAGCTTCTAGACGGGCTCGAGGCATTCACCTTGAGGCTATTTTGTGGAGTTCTTGGCAAAACAGAGGAAGAGGTATCGACACTGTTGTCCGAAGTTCGCCAAGAGCTGAGATCGCAAGTTTTTCACGCCTTTGGCGAATTGTGAGTACTTCCCTAGGAGGAATAAGGTACGACGAACTGTGGCTAACAAGACCAATAGTCATGTAGTCTATGGACAGAAGCCAGAGTAAGAAACACTGTATGTAGAAAACTTCTGCTCATGTGAGGTACATGATTATGTTGTCTCCAGTAATAAGCTCCGACTATGTATGGCCGAGGAGGGAACTTGGCCAATGATAGCGATGCATGGCATTGAATCCAACAGCTCTGTTGTCAAGTCTGACTATACTTTAGTTTTGAATCAAGGCTTAGGCTACTGACTTATCTTCATGAGATCAACTTCGAGATGCCACACAGACAGAAAACATCATTGTGAGGCAGGGCCCCGGTTTGCTCGG from Colletotrichum lupini chromosome 2, complete sequence carries:
- a CDS encoding SnoaL-like polyketide cyclase, whose translation is MDGIYRDPPPSPPIQTTPIVLIREHYNEALCPAYEQFLAQLRWRPNKSGPSVLADGPTYTSTTPVQYHTRPSHSSLEKEENRRFKTDNPPIDYKMASQDIVSIFQAFLNAVNNKKWDEVHNHLQPVVRATYNENTESRDQFINRLTTTADKGSIFSADQRCPRGDLILVFFENGKIVRLYQVANQQSRGVGPVPAPPFVPEYAAKGSQNPISAAKIEALYRKYIYSYNDGTMPTVLPALWAETISMHGNLVPAVGAVGFLGKILLPVIAGLKYEVDEFVVDEKKQQIAVRLSISGVPQNKNLQKNGPDGKVTVYEHALYGYEEGKVAWAWAAQAFDMRPPSVLSDPKHFTFDAILGHLRDHLLSPILLKTHSFHLWILHLVEMNHIPQRSSSVTKIASARRE
- a CDS encoding methyltransferase domain-containing protein; amino-acid sequence: MPRTNKEKPVTAQAPSATSPRLTTSFINADPILGYKIRVLIHDFLREAKDPEAQRRIDSTTEVNYISGPYFDQEQAKRVREATVDVELQISTSAATQDNHEGDENEERNSRVRISGLTVEEAIETVMNGFLDERRAIPSVLESAEKERGLRPFLVSTLSETEFSPKVPWLLGNSLDVGPLDYEIGMTVADFCVHEASWAMQCAQHGTDQRQGRSTHRDMIGLTTAKDNSAQPLEAKRQIAGRRLARDFGSLQDHDRSVAWVAICRRQTLSSDTKPWQLGRGHFASISLHYLGGFATSLGTPAKYIGTAVQMSAPGGGSSDRSDAASPMSIASDISDEGVELEVGDSITLQNMGDDTTRSELEVSVSSFLLRDHADLDTAYFAPNDEDELGRLDYNHELVLKFLKYNLFLAPIDVRKMQRVLDIGTGTGIWAIEMGDTFPNALIIGNDLSPVQPRLFEIDDVESDWVHEKHFDFIFSRYMAGSLSDWPTFVSRAYENLRPGGWVELQDYDFEFSSLNGSLRPHHKTHQWDQAFLKAARLCGIEPCPGSKLEGWVQDAGFINIGHKTITVPLGPWAKDEYHQEIGLGNLIQLLDGLEAFTLRLFCGVLGKTEEEVSTLLSEVRQELRSQVFHAFGEFHVVYGQKPDNKLRLCMAEEGTWPMIAMHGIESNSSVVKKHHCEAGPRFARPASVGAALCQLSGSIHLTATNGQRPAAGSVGNALICYASRRYAGKADEWHPRAYRMQGNQQRVQSWLVLFLISPEFDRFALLEPDSRNEGPLKFHDDRITKCSVAGARLAPGGNGYISRQFKDRNSPAGQVAGEVTDDIEVDEGLSVSDGASTIDDQISSYTASLGSSVIDYPVEHGRRYHAFRGGAYYAPNDENEMDRLDFLSTLIFKAIGKLYLAPIEQKKTHRILDIGTGTGIWAMEMGDLFPNAEIIGNDLSANQPTWVPSNVKFEVDDVESPWLHTTKFDYIFCRSMAGAIADWHNLYSNTNAGGWVEFQDWDLLYRSDDGSITDKHESLKMNKTFISTCRQIGREPCPGPLFKDWVTEAGFTNITHETYKLPIGTWPKDPHYKDLGLCNLIQILDGLEAFNLRLLTGVLGWTKEEVMVMLAACRNELKTGVFHARMDHVVYAQKPEEEA